Proteins encoded in a region of the Mariprofundus ferrinatatus genome:
- a CDS encoding M23 family metallopeptidase: MAVVIRLLSLLMLLSLAGCYSTTPVRETGVSRVSSKAVIYYVRPGDTLYSIGRRFGIDYHLVARRNHIRKPYTISVGQRLYIDRTAPWDKSEVKRAYRAPVAKSPPARKSKAGNSSHKAKADSYGKGTLLWPVNGKVSSRFGRRGSRMHDGIDIKADEGTPVRAAGSGEVVYSDQRLAGYGKLVIIRHGRNLFTAYAHNQRNLVKKGDRVKAGDTIARVGRTGRTTGAHLHFEVRKGSTPVDPLAYLPRR; this comes from the coding sequence GTGGCTGTAGTGATCCGGCTGCTCTCGCTGCTGATGCTGCTCTCGCTGGCAGGCTGCTACAGCACCACGCCTGTCAGAGAGACAGGGGTCTCCAGGGTCAGCAGCAAAGCGGTGATCTACTACGTCCGTCCAGGTGACACGCTCTACAGTATCGGCAGGCGCTTCGGGATTGACTATCACCTGGTTGCCCGACGCAACCATATCCGGAAGCCCTATACAATCAGTGTCGGCCAGCGTCTCTATATCGATCGTACCGCACCATGGGATAAGAGCGAGGTGAAGCGGGCTTACAGGGCGCCTGTCGCAAAGAGTCCTCCTGCACGCAAGAGCAAGGCGGGCAACAGCTCCCATAAGGCCAAGGCGGACAGTTACGGCAAGGGTACACTGCTCTGGCCGGTCAATGGCAAGGTCTCCAGTCGCTTCGGTCGACGCGGCAGCCGCATGCATGATGGCATCGATATCAAGGCTGATGAGGGGACACCGGTGCGGGCAGCAGGCAGCGGTGAGGTGGTCTACTCAGATCAGCGGCTGGCGGGATATGGCAAACTGGTGATTATCCGGCATGGCCGCAATCTCTTCACCGCTTATGCCCACAATCAGCGAAACCTGGTCAAGAAAGGGGACAGGGTGAAGGCGGGTGACACGATTGCCAGGGTGGGGCGTACAGGGCGCACAACCGGTGCACATCTCCATTTCGAGGTTCGCAAGGGCAGTACGCCGGTCGATCCTCTTGCCTATTTGCCACGTCGGTGA
- a CDS encoding adenine phosphoribosyltransferase, translated as MHGETVDWQALIRDVPDFPKPGIVFKDITPMLADGPAFSAAISEMAALVGPDVDAVVGIESRGFIFGAALAQKLGLGLVTVRKPGKLPADIHSVEYELEYGVDRLEIHRDALSHGHRVVIVDDLLATGGTANATVELVQKLGAEVDCCLFAIELAFLNGRASLDGVEVKSLLRCD; from the coding sequence ATGCATGGTGAAACGGTGGATTGGCAGGCTCTGATTCGCGATGTGCCCGACTTTCCCAAGCCGGGCATTGTTTTTAAGGATATTACGCCGATGCTGGCCGACGGCCCTGCATTCTCCGCTGCCATCTCCGAGATGGCGGCGCTGGTCGGCCCCGATGTCGATGCCGTTGTCGGCATCGAGTCGCGCGGATTTATCTTCGGGGCGGCACTGGCACAGAAGCTGGGGTTGGGGCTGGTGACCGTACGCAAGCCCGGCAAGCTGCCTGCCGATATCCACAGTGTTGAGTATGAGCTCGAGTATGGTGTCGACCGGCTGGAGATCCATCGCGATGCGTTAAGTCACGGTCACAGGGTGGTGATCGTTGATGACCTGCTGGCCACCGGAGGTACCGCTAACGCGACGGTGGAGCTGGTGCAGAAGCTGGGTGCGGAGGTGGATTGCTGCCTCTTTGCCATTGAGCTTGCTTTTCTGAATGGCAGGGCTTCGCTTGACGGGGTAGAGGTGAAGAGTCTGCTGCGTTGCGATTAG
- a CDS encoding integration host factor subunit alpha — protein sequence MTKAEIAKAIHERVGLTKKESSQIVESVLSEIRQSLEKGENVKLSGFGHFIVRKKHARRGRNPKTGSDITIGPRSVVTFRASPLLKNKLHEADE from the coding sequence GTGACCAAAGCCGAAATTGCAAAAGCTATTCATGAGCGTGTGGGGCTGACAAAAAAAGAGTCCTCGCAGATCGTTGAGTCGGTGCTCAGCGAGATTCGCCAGTCGCTGGAGAAGGGCGAGAATGTGAAGCTCTCAGGCTTTGGCCATTTCATCGTGCGCAAGAAACATGCCCGCCGTGGCCGGAATCCGAAAACGGGCTCCGATATTACCATCGGGCCCCGTTCTGTTGTCACCTTCCGGGCCAGCCCTCTGCTGAAAAACAAGCTGCACGAGGCCGATGAATGA
- a CDS encoding protein-L-isoaspartate(D-aspartate) O-methyltransferase: MSLHAALSYERPRQRMVGEQIQARGIHDERVLAAMRTVPRHLFVDPALVSRAYQDASLPIGSGQTISQPYMVARMTQLLELQGHERVLEIGTGCGYQTAVLSRLCRRVYSIERIAPLHERARQNLRAARHANVMLKCADGRLGWEEYAPYDAIIVTAGGFASELWLQQLKTGGMLLLPEGENGAHRLVRRTKLAHGINEEYFDACTFVPLLEGVESSLSRK, encoded by the coding sequence ATGAGCCTGCATGCGGCCCTCTCCTACGAGCGTCCCCGCCAGCGCATGGTGGGCGAGCAGATACAGGCCCGGGGCATCCACGATGAGCGTGTTCTGGCCGCCATGCGTACGGTGCCCAGGCATCTGTTTGTGGATCCGGCACTTGTCTCACGTGCCTATCAGGACGCGTCACTGCCGATCGGCAGCGGTCAGACCATCTCACAGCCATACATGGTTGCACGCATGACACAGCTGCTTGAGCTGCAAGGGCATGAGCGGGTCTTGGAGATCGGTACCGGATGCGGTTACCAGACCGCCGTGCTTTCACGCCTCTGTCGTCGAGTCTACAGCATTGAGCGTATTGCTCCCCTGCATGAACGGGCACGCCAGAACCTGCGCGCGGCCAGGCATGCCAATGTGATGCTCAAATGTGCCGATGGGCGTCTGGGCTGGGAAGAATATGCACCCTATGATGCGATTATTGTCACAGCCGGCGGATTTGCTTCCGAGTTATGGTTGCAGCAGTTGAAAACCGGCGGCATGTTGCTGCTGCCCGAGGGTGAGAATGGTGCCCACAGGCTGGTCAGGCGCACCAAATTGGCACACGGTATCAACGAGGAGTATTTCGATGCATGTACCTTTGTTCCGTTACTTGAAGGGGTTGAGTCATCGCTGAGCCGGAAGTGA
- a CDS encoding YqaA family protein, producing the protein MTEKRRSLLRRLYDWTLAWAEHPKAGLALFFIAVIEASVFPIPPDVLLLLMSISRPQDAFRFAAITTAGSTLGAVIGYAIGMFLFVAVAQPVLEFYHAMETFNQVQERFNEWGVWFVVIAGFSPIPFKIITIAAGAFDLAFLPFIIAAILARAARFYMEAAVMRWGGEPLRNLVEKHFQLLTAVVTIAVIGGFALLWL; encoded by the coding sequence GTGACGGAGAAGCGGCGCTCGCTGTTGCGCCGGCTCTATGACTGGACGCTTGCCTGGGCTGAACATCCCAAGGCCGGGCTGGCACTTTTCTTTATTGCGGTGATCGAGGCGAGCGTATTCCCGATTCCGCCCGATGTGCTGCTGCTGTTGATGTCGATCAGTCGTCCTCAGGATGCATTCCGTTTTGCAGCGATTACCACGGCAGGTTCGACACTCGGTGCCGTGATCGGTTATGCAATCGGCATGTTCCTCTTTGTCGCGGTTGCCCAGCCTGTGCTGGAGTTTTATCACGCCATGGAGACCTTCAACCAGGTGCAGGAGAGATTCAATGAGTGGGGCGTCTGGTTTGTCGTCATTGCCGGCTTTTCACCGATCCCGTTCAAGATCATCACGATTGCCGCTGGCGCTTTCGATCTCGCATTTCTCCCCTTTATTATTGCCGCGATTCTGGCGCGTGCCGCCCGTTTTTATATGGAAGCGGCAGTAATGCGCTGGGGTGGCGAGCCGCTGCGGAATCTGGTTGAGAAACATTTCCAGCTGCTTACGGCTGTTGTCACCATCGCGGTGATTGGAGGTTTCGCCCTGTTGTGGCTGTAG
- a CDS encoding MerR family transcriptional regulator produces the protein MNPKQALANLGLEVPELSDKLFFSIREVSDICGVEPHVLRYWESEFKHIKPVKKSGNRRFYRHRDIYAVLQIKHLLYDLNFTIRGAKKRLLNGDLEEIVEQKDSQTILRQLKQELIEINKLLD, from the coding sequence ATGAACCCCAAACAGGCGCTTGCCAATCTTGGTCTCGAGGTTCCTGAACTTTCTGACAAACTCTTTTTCTCCATCCGTGAGGTAAGTGATATCTGCGGGGTTGAGCCGCATGTGTTGCGCTATTGGGAGAGTGAGTTCAAGCATATCAAGCCGGTGAAGAAGAGCGGCAACCGTCGTTTCTACCGCCATCGCGATATCTACGCGGTTCTGCAGATCAAGCATCTGCTCTATGATCTGAATTTCACCATTCGCGGGGCCAAGAAGCGGCTGCTGAACGGTGACCTTGAAGAGATCGTCGAGCAGAAGGACAGCCAGACGATTCTCAGGCAGTTAAAGCAGGAGTTGATTGAGATCAATAAGCTGCTCGACTAG
- a CDS encoding lipoprotein-releasing ABC transporter permease subunit: MSGLLFTPHERMLARRYLRSRRSERFVSLISWSSGIGIAIGVMTLIVVLSVMNGAAAEIRDKILGFSSHIDIQGPGDTLEGWQQWLTTVEALPDVKRAAPYIQGQVLASYGSRAFGALLKGVDVSRSDDIARHITHGRFVSSEGSPFQVVMGKTLVRKLGLQLGDQVRLMSPSGGVSPSGAAPRMRAFELVGIFDSGFHEYDIGVILTPIPAIQRLNRMGDAVTGIEVFLHDREVAARVAAEAQAALPPGAWIIDWQRRNRAFFNALKTERVAMGVILSLIIMVAVFNMVASLVMVVMERRKEIAILKTIGATRSSVMRVVMLMGAMLSGIGTLAGAVMGLLLAWKLDVLLAWIETMTGVQFMSGEVYFIDHIPSKIDPVSVGVIVVVSLIMGVMATLYPAWRAASVPPAEALRYE; encoded by the coding sequence TTGAGCGGTTTACTGTTCACTCCGCATGAGCGGATGCTGGCCCGCCGTTATCTTCGTTCGCGTCGCAGTGAACGGTTTGTTTCATTGATCAGCTGGAGCTCGGGTATTGGGATCGCCATTGGTGTGATGACACTGATCGTGGTGCTCTCCGTAATGAACGGCGCTGCCGCTGAAATCAGGGATAAGATTCTCGGTTTCTCTTCCCATATCGATATTCAGGGGCCCGGCGATACGCTTGAGGGGTGGCAGCAGTGGCTGACTACTGTGGAAGCGCTTCCGGATGTGAAACGCGCGGCCCCCTATATTCAGGGGCAGGTGCTGGCCTCCTACGGCTCCCGCGCTTTCGGCGCGCTTCTGAAGGGGGTGGATGTCTCCCGCAGCGATGATATCGCCCGCCATATCACCCATGGCCGCTTTGTCAGCAGTGAGGGATCTCCGTTTCAGGTGGTGATGGGAAAAACACTGGTCAGGAAGCTAGGTCTGCAGCTCGGGGATCAGGTGCGTCTGATGTCCCCATCCGGCGGGGTCAGTCCATCAGGGGCGGCTCCGCGCATGCGGGCCTTTGAACTGGTTGGCATCTTTGATTCCGGCTTTCATGAGTATGATATCGGCGTGATCCTTACCCCGATTCCGGCTATTCAGCGGCTGAACAGGATGGGGGATGCGGTGACAGGGATTGAAGTTTTCCTGCATGACCGCGAGGTGGCCGCCAGAGTTGCTGCTGAGGCGCAGGCAGCACTTCCACCCGGAGCATGGATTATCGACTGGCAGCGGCGTAACAGGGCCTTTTTCAATGCGCTGAAAACCGAGCGTGTCGCGATGGGCGTGATTCTTTCGCTGATTATTATGGTGGCCGTCTTCAATATGGTGGCCTCACTGGTGATGGTGGTGATGGAGCGGCGCAAGGAGATCGCTATCCTGAAGACGATTGGCGCTACGCGGAGCTCCGTAATGCGGGTGGTGATGCTGATGGGGGCGATGCTCAGCGGCATCGGCACACTTGCCGGTGCGGTGATGGGTCTGCTGCTGGCGTGGAAGCTGGATGTGCTGCTGGCATGGATTGAGACCATGACCGGTGTGCAGTTTATGTCCGGCGAGGTCTATTTTATCGATCATATTCCATCAAAGATTGATCCGGTATCGGTTGGCGTGATTGTCGTTGTCAGCCTGATCATGGGCGTGATGGCAACGCTTTATCCTGCCTGGCGCGCTGCCAGCGTACCGCCTGCCGAGGCGTTGCGTTATGAGTAA
- a CDS encoding sigma-70 family RNA polymerase sigma factor, whose protein sequence is MVRQRSLEPMAMYMRDISRYELLTPEEEVELSKRITAGDEDARHYMIKANLRLVVKISRRYMHRGLALADLIEEGNLGLMRAVEKFDPAYGCRFSTYATWWIRQSVERAIMNQSRLIRLPVHVAKEYNQVLASTNRLRADLGREPTESEVAEELQVPLEKVQALLRSSLTTESADEVRHEDGDFTIFDITADEDAPAPSQNMEESRRDEMLAVWLQQLTAKEREVVRLRYGLGIEDDAWTLEAIGEHMGVTRERIRQIQVAALQKLRRMVDSDHVNFEEII, encoded by the coding sequence ATGGTCAGGCAACGCAGCCTTGAGCCTATGGCCATGTACATGCGGGATATCTCCCGTTATGAGCTGCTGACCCCTGAAGAGGAGGTAGAGCTCTCCAAACGCATCACTGCCGGTGATGAGGATGCCCGCCACTACATGATCAAAGCGAACCTGCGTCTGGTTGTAAAGATATCCCGCCGCTACATGCATCGCGGGCTGGCACTGGCCGATCTGATCGAAGAGGGCAACCTGGGGCTGATGCGGGCGGTTGAAAAGTTCGATCCCGCCTATGGCTGCCGCTTCTCCACCTATGCCACCTGGTGGATTCGCCAGTCTGTGGAGCGCGCGATCATGAACCAGTCGCGGCTCATCCGGCTGCCTGTACACGTGGCCAAGGAGTATAATCAGGTGCTTGCCAGCACCAACCGTCTGCGCGCTGATCTTGGCCGCGAGCCCACCGAATCTGAGGTGGCCGAAGAGCTGCAGGTTCCGCTGGAGAAGGTGCAGGCGCTGCTGCGCAGCTCGCTGACCACCGAGAGTGCCGATGAGGTGCGCCACGAGGATGGTGATTTTACCATCTTCGATATCACCGCCGATGAGGATGCGCCTGCGCCGAGTCAGAATATGGAAGAGAGCCGTCGCGATGAGATGCTGGCTGTGTGGTTGCAGCAGCTGACTGCGAAGGAGCGCGAGGTGGTTCGCTTGCGTTACGGACTCGGAATCGAGGACGATGCATGGACACTGGAGGCGATCGGTGAACATATGGGGGTAACGCGTGAGCGAATCCGCCAGATCCAGGTGGCCGCGCTGCAGAAGCTGCGCCGGATGGTGGACAGCGATCATGTCAATTTTGAGGAGATTATCTGA
- a CDS encoding ABC transporter ATP-binding protein: MSNALFEVTGLCKGFDAPAGRLEILKGLQFSLNEGEFLAVVGESGSGKSTMLQIIGTLERPDSGEIHLEGRSLIAMGEAAQAEVRNRKIGFVYQAHHLIPELTAVENVSLPLLVQGMTVADAEARAMQLLERLKLAGRAKHVPARLSGGEAQRVAVARALAARPRLILADEPTGNLDEHTAGEVFDLLQQLCREERAAVVMVTHSRALAKACDRMLMLHDGVLVPA; encoded by the coding sequence ATGAGTAATGCTCTTTTTGAGGTGACCGGGCTCTGCAAGGGGTTTGATGCACCGGCAGGCCGGCTCGAAATCCTTAAAGGGTTGCAGTTCTCGCTCAACGAGGGCGAATTTCTTGCAGTGGTCGGAGAGTCGGGAAGCGGCAAGTCAACCATGCTACAGATCATCGGAACTCTGGAGCGCCCCGATAGTGGTGAGATCCATCTTGAGGGCAGATCATTGATTGCCATGGGTGAGGCGGCCCAGGCCGAGGTGCGTAACCGCAAGATCGGTTTTGTCTATCAGGCGCATCATCTGATTCCTGAGCTTACGGCAGTTGAGAATGTGAGCCTGCCACTGCTGGTGCAGGGGATGACTGTTGCCGATGCCGAGGCACGTGCCATGCAACTGCTGGAGCGACTGAAGCTTGCCGGGCGTGCGAAGCATGTACCGGCAAGACTCTCGGGTGGTGAGGCGCAGCGTGTGGCTGTGGCGAGGGCGCTGGCAGCCCGCCCGCGGCTGATCCTCGCTGATGAGCCGACCGGCAACCTGGACGAACATACGGCCGGTGAGGTGTTCGACCTGCTGCAACAGCTCTGCCGGGAGGAGCGTGCTGCCGTGGTGATGGTGACGCACAGCAGGGCGCTCGCAAAAGCGTGCGATCGTATGCTGATGTTACATGACGGCGTACTGGTGCCGGCCTGA